Proteins from a genomic interval of Lolium perenne isolate Kyuss_39 chromosome 1, Kyuss_2.0, whole genome shotgun sequence:
- the LOC127302431 gene encoding vacuolar iron transporter homolog 5 yields MAVSDTKLADAENPAATKFSDDSDVDFAGRANWLRAAVLGANDGLVSTASLMLGVSAVKHDVRAMVVSGFAGLLAGACSMAIGEYVSVCSQRDVELAQLDRDGKRGGDEERALPSPVQAAVASAFAFSVGALLPLLAAGFIVGYRQRVAVVVAVATMALAAFGYVGAVLGRAPVARSCARVVMGGLAAMGITFGLMRLFRELAE; encoded by the coding sequence ATGGCCGTGAGCGACACCAAGCTGGCCGATGCAGAGAACCCTGCGGCCACAAAGTTCAGCGATGACTCCGACGTAGACTTCGCGGGCCGCGCCAACTGGCTGCGGGCGGCGGTGCTGGGGGCCAACGACGGCCTGGTCTCCACGGCCTCGCTCATGCTGGGCGTGAGCGCCGTGAAGCACGATGTGCGGGCGATGGTAGTGTCGGGGTTCGCGGGCCTGCTGGCCGGGGCGTGCAGCATGGCCATCGGGGAGTACGTCTCCGTCTGCTCCCAGCGGGACGTGGAGCTCGCGCAGCTGGACCGCGACGGCAAGCGCGGAGGCGACGAGGAGAGGGCGCTGCCCAGCCCCGTACAGGCCGCTGTGGCGTCCGCATTCGCGTTCTCGGTCGGCGCCTTGCTGCCGCTGCTGGCGGCCGGGTTCATCGTCGGGTATAGGCAGCGGGTGGCCGTGGTGGTCGCCGTGGCGACCATGGCGCTGGCGGCGTTTGGGTACGTCGGGGCAGTACTCGGCCGGGCGCCGGTAGCCAGGTCGTGCGCGAGGGTTGTGATGGGCGGGCTCGCGGCCATGGGCATCACCTTCGGCCTGATGAGGCTCTTCCGTGAGCTGGCCGAGTAG